ctataattttgcggatatgatttttattacacgatgttattccttcaccttgtggacgtcaatcgtgaatatttgttaaatacgtatttcattagaaaaattggtacccgcctaggcgcctgcgggattcgaacacctttgtatcgctagatacgaatgcaccggacgccttatcttttagaccacgacgacttcaaaagtggtGGTGGTGTTAAGTGCGTACTATTCTATTAACCAAATAGACAGGCTATAGACAAATGTATGTCGCCGATGGAAACTTTAAAACGTGTCTTtttcgcggtagaaatgggaAGGACAATAGTAACGTCTTCcccaaattatattttagttcGCAGTCCagcgtaaataaatgtaaaaattatttttttccaatatCTCGAAACGAATATGGCATATCATCAAGAAAAAGCCTTATGAAGAAAACCCCATTTTCTTAACATTTCCttaaaaactatttatgattttaggccaaaaattttacaaatgtCCAGTCGGGAAAGAGAACGGTGGATGTGATTTCTTCTTGTGGGCTCCAGAATCCGTCAATAATGCTCAGTCTGCATTCGAGACTCCGCCGTCGTCGTCTGAGCAAACGACTTTTAATACAACTGGTGTTGCCAGACGGGATGCAAATCGTAATAGAAATACTGGGTCTGGCAACACTGATGACGTCAAGTGTGACTGTCGTTTGCCTTGTAAAAAGTAAGTTCATGCTCAATCTCATTAGTCCTATAACAATGAACGTTTGACGAAAATATAAAGGTTAGTTTAGACTTGTGAGAATACTCAAAGTACTGCGACCAGGATGCCTGTGGAATGGGGCCTTACAAAGATAATTCGGAACAATAGTCCATAACTGTTCAGTATCATAAATActtgtattattattcatattctttaactgaaaaacaaaatatgtaatataattatcctTTATCACAGAATACgtagtataataattattatcctttatcgaattataatgttatgtaatttttttatttcagactaACGGTACACAAAGAGGGCCCAAATAAAGGACGACAGTTCTATGGGTGCGCGAAAGACTTGAGCTCGAAATGCAACTTCTTTAAATGGGCCGATGAAAGCGGCTCCAGACCAGGTATATGAACAAGTTGGCTTTTAATTACCATTATTAAAATAAGCTTActgataaaatatgaaaatattaggAGATCGTGATATGATCGACCATTGTAATTTTATAACTAATTACCCGCATCAATGTAAACGAAATCGACTGTGGGAATGAGATGTTTTATTCGAGATAAAaggtagcctatgtcactcagtgGCACAGACGTGAGACACTTTGACCCTTCAGTTCGACGAACGCACTTTCACGTTTATAGAGTTacgctggtaagagtaacgccatctattgccgaatagtcgaacgaatgtcgaaggatctagtagcatctagaacgttcgagaagtacaacgctatctattgtcagatagcggaaacacagtactcggcttttgtggaatattctcgacgattctagggatttcgtatcgactataaaagcgtcgcagagatggcacacagtcagttagtaatcggaactactcgaagcgaaacagcgaacggatcacctgaagcgaagcgaagcggaagaagtgaattgagaattttaaagtgcgaatacagtgttaacttgtaattcgataGAATTGTTATTAATCCCGAACCCCAACGCGTAACAATAGTATTgcttatataataaaatcactCGCATCCACATTTCACGTTTATAATATTGCTTATATATATTGCTATTATTGCATATTAATAttgcttcactacatagtataaaataaagtcgctttctctgtccctatatccctatgtatgcttaaatttttaaaactacgcaacggattttgatgcggtttttttttttaatagatagagtgattgaagaggaagttttatatgtataataacgtccattgaatagtggagaaatcaataataaattacagtttccgaagcgaagcgagggcgggtcgctagtatattataaacgTAAAATGTGGATGCgagtgattttattattatcttcatGTAAAGTAATAATACTGTATTATGCTCTTATCCAGGTCCTGCTCGGCCTGCCCCTGTGAGCTCCCGCGGCGGAGGCCGAGCGTCCCGCCGGGGCGCGGTGCGGCATTGCAGCTTCTGTGGGAGCACCGAACACGACTTTCGAACCTGCTCTATAAGGAGACCCTCCACAGACTAACAATAATGTATATATAACCAACAAATAAACTACTTTTTAATGACcaaaacgaaattaaaatgataaatataacGATCCCGGTATCGTAGTGGTTAAAGCCCTTTGACAGCTAGGCCGATAGGTTCGATTCTTACTTCAGCCAAAACAATTGCGTGCGGACAAGTTTGATCTGTGACTGGgtgttgaatatttttaaagtatagTGTATACATTTAAAGGCATATATTTGTGGTTCCCATGGTACAGGTATAGTTTGGGACCagatgaccgtgtgtgatttgctcgataatttattaatttattatttatatgctTAATATAGGCAACTGGTTATGTTGtgtctaaacaaacaaaagctgATGAAGCTTTTACCGGTTAATTTTTCAAAAGCATTTCATTGCatatgattttttaattaaatcgtaaaaggcATGAATATGTAACGATAGAAAAAAAGAATCTGCAACCAACTTTActtgttataataatttatttcgctAATTTATATCAATTTTCGAATTGTATTCATCAGAGAAATGTTTAATATCGATAGCAGATGATTCTTGTTTTGGTAATTAAACTTGTTGGTATATAAAGTAATGAAGTGAACTGTGTAATATATTGTAAATATGAAACATAAGTGTTACATCTAATATAGATATTGTTATTTCGTACCAACGTTTGTAATAAAAGCATTTTCAAATGCatttaatactgttttttttttcttcttatacCAATAGTGTATTGAAAAAAATCACTTTAGCATGgcttcttttatatttatttcgataTTTTACAGAAAACGTTTTCACCATTTCGACTTTTTACTCTTCTGTTTTAAACTTGACAAACTTTGAGAACGCTGAAGTTCAGCTTGTTCCGCTTCAACTGTTTTGTCAGTCATCATGTCCAACAGTATTTCGAATTTCAATCTTAGCATGTTGTTTTCTTCTTCGAGCCTGTCTAGTTCGTTTTTCAATCGCAAATTCTCCTTATGAGCTGCACCCGCTCTTCCTGAAGCTAAAATACAAATGTAAATTAAGAACTTGACGAGATAACTGGATTCTTCGACAAAATGACacgacacgataaccctcttaacgtgattgcctctaattacaTAATTGACCCAGACGTCGGGGCAACGAAAAGCCGCTattattctcctgcccttctcccagtcaccagGGGTTGGCGCAACATGGTTTCTTCTTCCAactttttttccccctacctatgctgatgaccttgagaggctgtttcagcctCGCCTTGACGTTtagatgagctcatggggctcaaagcggagtgttgctaacactggccctagcaagagcagtgcttcgcagaatttactaccggatcggaaacgcgatcactgagaagatccgccgagaaactcagtgggttgtgtctatgggttaatttgctcgttgagcccttcgtcacatCACCTTCggttcggtgaggacggtgaccggtgcttgaggtacctaaaaggatggatggatggatcgggaggatccgtaatgacgtgtttagagcgacatcgactgttttcggtccacaggatcgacGAAAAGCCGTCGTCGTCTTAAAAATGTCATgaggatcctctcgatccactccCAGTGCTTCAAGCATTTATCGCCGTTCTTGTGAAATGaatagttcgacgtgcaaccaaGACTATAAACCCAAATTACTGAGTAACACGGGTCGGGTGAGTAAAATCACTGAGTAATATTACGGCTATAAATCACGGatgactactttttttttattgtcattgtaggcagacgagcatatggcttATCTGATGGTGAATAGTTCCCTTCgtttatggacatcagcaattccaTTTATGTAAGGTATTGATAAGAAGAAATTGAGTAAAATCTCTATTCGAAGTACCTAATCATTCAGGGTTCAGAAGGATATACCAAGCAGGTTCTATAGATAAAAAAGGAGTTAAAAATTATGCCGAGACAGTAAACGTACTTCAACAGTTATACATTTTACCCTAATTTTATTTAGGTACGTCTTAGTCAAcgaaatttttctaattaatataaaacaacgAGTAAAAATATCAGTACCAACCAGGAATCCACTGCCCTTCTTCAAAAGATACTTCAAAATCTCCCAATTTTATCTTTAACGGACCAATATCTAGTGACAGTTCCTTTGAGGCATAATCACTGCCGAGTTCGTTTTTCAAGACCGATGTATCTTGTCTTCTGACCGGAATTGTTTTCGGATTGAATTTACTGCTAAATAGTGGCATAGCTTAAAACTGGCTTCTCGTAAAAGTTGTCATAACAAACCGTTTCCATAGTTACCGTTACAATCATAGATAAATTTAGGTTACaaacactgaagtatgaaacctaggtCTATGgttacaaaaaaacattataatgccAATCTGTACATATGTGTATtgtctgtattttttttcctacctagctgatagccttgagaggcgatttcagcttctccttgccgtgtaggtgagctcaagggactcaaaccggagtgttgctaacactggtcctagcaagagcagtccttcgcagaatctattaccggatcgggtACGCGACCCactcggcgagaaactcagtgggcagtgtgtatgggttaatttactcgtcgagtccttcgtcgcaagcgatgggttcggcgaggactgTGACCagtacttgaggtacctaaaaccaccgttaatggatcgggaggatctgtaatgacgtgtttagggcagtatttattgtaaatgtAGTCGGTTAAAGGAGGGTAAGGCGCCCGGTTTTTTCGTATCTCACGAGCTGGTACCAATTATACtacgaaattataaaattaacacGTTCATGAACAATTTTCACGATAAAGAATTAGCATCATGTTTCAGAGGCGTAGTAAGGTTGTCATGAAAATCCCAATTCTAGAATTGGCAGTGCCATCTATGGGAAAATCTTTCACCGAGCTAAGGTCACCGATCGACTGACGATTCCTTCTTCAACGTTATCTCGTAAATGTCGTTAGTGGTAGGTATTCATCCTTTTGCTAGATTTATTTTGTTCTAAGATAATATTTGTCATTAAATagcaaatacataataaaaaaccgTTAATTAGTAAAATCTTTATTGTAATACTGTTATGttacttatttatatatgtgtaaacataataatttttttcaaaatagacTTGTAAAGACAAACAGTTGTAAAATGtataaacaaaaactataatttaaatacatggCATTATAAATAGTAATGTAAAATTAACTTTCAATACGTTCCTTGTTCcttgtaaaatatatattaataaaagctCAAGTTTTCAGTCTAAATAACATCACAGTTGGAATGATAAGAATTAAAGAACCAATAGCATATGTGATGGCTGCTCCAGAATACCAATAAACTGTAACAAatgaaaagaataaaataagtgtcatgtttatttaaaaaaaaaagtataaaatatgcgaaatgttattattgttacgcTCTAGGGTTCGTGATACATAAaataccaaagtacaactaaaaactgtattcaacacttagaacgcttaaaacacttcactacacttttaaaaatctcaattcgcttgttccgcttcgcttcaggcgatccgttcgctgtttcgcttcgagtagttccgattgctGACtgcctgcgtgccatctctacaacgcttttatagccgattcCTCATCCCtaaaattatcgaaaatattccacacatctctagtattgtttccgctatctgacaatatatggcgttgtacttctcgagcgttctaggtgctactagatccttcgatatttgtacgactattcggcgatagacggcgttgctcttaccggcgtaacattaataataataataataataaacaattatttgtTTTCCGGTTTTCTCATGTTACTTCTACTAATATTAGAATTACTTTAACTTCATTGTAAAGTCATGTTCAAAattgataatgttttttttttagacaacccataatacggtccacctgatggtgaggggttatcatcgctcatggacgccagCAACGCCAGAGACACAACCAATCTGCTGCCTGTCGCCGAGCATACACCGcaagcctcgttcgaagaaATTCATGTCTTAGCACTTAGGAGGTACTGTTAATATTGGCATGGAAGTTCATTCGCAAGTCGGATGGCACGTGCTTTTGCACTGTGTATTAACGCAGATGTAGTATGGTAGTATGTAGAATGTGCTATATGTGTATGGATGAACTATACTCCGGCGGTAGGCAGTGCAATGGTAAGCACGAGATAACGggattataatttcaattcctcagagcactcccctaATTTAACTAAATTCAAACGTGATATTGTAGGAAAAAATTACATTGCAAAGAGTCACCGGAACCCTGCAGGGTTGACAACTGTAGTTAAtcagaaataattatttaaatatgtaagtaatagataatattatgtattctgTTCGTTTCGTTTTGTTTCGCTGAGATTTCACTGAAACTTTTAGTGTATGAAAATTAtagatattgaaaaaaattgtaggtATTTATTATGTTACCTGAAGATGTAAGAAGTGGGCCGGCAGCCCTGGCTAGCGCTCCCAGCGAGCGCAGAGTGCCGAGGACGGCGCCGCGGGCCGCACCCGGTGCTCGGTTGGCTCCTATTGACGTCATGCAAGACACCGCGAACGCCGTAGCTGATGATAACACATACATTCAGTGGTGGATCTACACTAGGTGCAGTCGGGGCAAATGCTCTATCTATTTCTTAGGTTTAtagcgtttccttttagatttcgccaatgtcaagtgtatataatactcagctttctatagcgggcttcgtgaacgagcaaggtcacagattgtaactaagaattaagtgagtgGCTAAGAATGTTGGGCAAGTGCTCAGGGCAgcaaattttttaaagttagttaaaaaaacaaatatttatgtttctggaatatatattataacattttGTAAGGACTAAAAATGTCCCCATAGCAACAActattaatatgtatgtgtgagcgataattatattgcagtgaTGCTACGCCAGTCTCGGGAGtgtcgggctgtcgatagcaAGTTAGATTGTAATACCAATATACTttagtcacttaactgaacacGTGTCCTATTAATCCTTGCCTGATATATAGAGACTCACCGATCTAATAgagtttcatatttttattttatcataaaaattacatattttaattttgaaaaataaaatatactagtggtcccctagtagtcgaaattcgactatatttcattgaaattataacatTGTACACTATGATACTATGATTCTATTGTACAAGACTATATATGTACTTCTAGAatgacagatttcgccaagactacactttagacaaaataaatatcaataaagacaaacaatatttaatctattgactacagactataagcaataagaaaagtttgacattaaacctACGAAtcattaaacaaatagtatgcgcGCGCGTGTGTCTaattacatggtagtgtgtgtaatgttttttttattgatttaatgtattttttatacgtcttttaaaaaaatattaacattctgcactccttctctatattctttataagtgtaggaaatttcatactcctccgtccacgcagttttcttaaaaagggatacaaagtttttgtttcacgtattaatatatagataaactgtAAGTTTAAGTAAAATTCCAGTAATGGGCCGGATCTTTTCCCagtgcccaggagcggcattcagtttaaatccggccctgcatacatttatttatacttcACCCAAACTCGCTTTAGGTATttgttaaaagaaataaaaatacttaactGGCTCGATAGAAATAAATTTCGAAAACGAAATTCCTAATGTTTcgattaaattcaattaaactaTTATCTTAATGAGGTATATACCGCCGGatatcggttttttttaaacataaatataaatttgactTTTTAATTAGGATAAATGTCTTATAGATAACTAGGTAaacgtataatatattatacatacaatttaagaaatatacattttagagtagaaaaatttgtatctttataaaaagattatttttaaagtagtttttttttattgcttagatgggtggacgagctcacagcccacctggtgttaagtggttacaggagcccatagacatctacgacgtaacagcctggccacgggacattcgccgatacgaatattcgcgcggtgcgaacggcgaagcgtctagcgactaaaataagagcatagaaatgtacctaacaagccacgcgcaccggcgaccggcgaagcgaccggcggaatgtaccgagcgaatcgcgcgggcGACttacgatgcggcgggcgagcaaaacaaatgcatgaataaggACGGCgcaagccacggagtcgagcggtagtcgcggcgaatagtgcagtgattaaatgagtttagttgttttcgccgcgaaaaatgaacgccgaaatttttatattttatattttttattaatttttttttttatatttttaaactcgtCGTGGCggaacggataagacgtccggtgttgagcgatgcaccggtagtcgaatatcaggcgggtacaaatttttgtaatcaaatacgtactcaacaaattttaatgttcacgattgatttccacggtgaaggaataacatcgtgtaataaaaatgaaaccctcaaaattataatttgcgtaattactgggggtaggacctcttgtgagtccgcgcgggtgggtaccaccaccctgcctgtttctgccgtgaagtagtaatgcgtttcggtttgaagggtggggcagccattgtaactatacttgagaccttagaacttatatctcaaggtgggtggcgcatttacgttgtggatgtctatgggcttcagtaaccacttaacacaaggtggactgtgagctcatccacccatctaagcaataaaaaaaaaatagctgaaatactagctagaccagctatttggaagtctagccacccaaagtatttctcgtacttcttgtggaattctccatctataggtatactccgattcttattcaaatcatgtacttcacaatattttccaaataataggtcctgaaccaaaaaactattaatttgtaagcaatatcgagataatttcgatatagacatttcgctctcggacttccttactagtcgcggcggcgaacgtgagtacccgtggcctgcaaacggtgctgcgcgaatggtcgcctcgtccaccgcttcgctgttcgcaccgccgatccccgtggccaggccgtaaatgcgccacccaacttgagatataagttctaaggtctcaagtatagttacaacggctgccccacccatcaaacgaaacgcatcactgcttcacggcagaaataggtggggtggtggtacctacccgtgcggactcacaagaggtcttaccaccagtgattacgcaaattataattttgcgggtttgatttctattacacgatgttattccttcaccgtggaagtcaatcgtgaacatttgtgacatgagttttaagtctcagttttacagtacaacgcctgctccacccttcaagccgaaacgcattactgttgcACAGTAGAAATTGGCAGACtggcggtacctatccgtgcagaTAATAACCTAATAACACAAATATAATATCTGCGATTAATGcaattaattgaacttcaactaCTTCAAtactgaaattaatttaaacaattcCAAATTCTTATTTAGAATCTACTCACATAAAGCGTACAAGACTAAGCCGGTCCATAGCCATATCAACGGGGCCAAAAATGGCGGATTCGATAGAGCGGCTAACGCTATACACAGGAACGCGAACGGAGTTAGAGCCACTGACACTCGCGCTGCCACTTCCGCGCTTTTAGTGCCGAGCCTCCTCGCCGCACCGCCTTGCAGTACAGCCATTATTAAACCTACAACATTGCAGCGCTAAAATCACTTTACACATTACTTTATCAAGCAATCGTATTTTGCAAACgcggtttttactggtggtctctcctcctcttgtgagtccgcgcgagtaggtaccaccaccctgcctgtttttgctgtgaagcaataaagcgtttcggtttgaagggtggggcagccgttgtaactatacttgagaacttagagtttatatatcaaggtgggtggcgcatttacgttgtagatgtctgtgggctccagtaaccacttgacaccaggtgggctgtgagcttagagcacccatctaagcaataaaagaaaaagtttattttaagtatAGTCAGTTACAGCCGGTAcagaaattacattttaatattacgtTAAAGCAGTTACAGAAATAGTTACAGTCTCTTCATTTAATaccaatgtttttctttttttttttaacattagtGGTACCTAATAAGTTGTACATAAGGGACCGAACTCATAGCCCAAttgggttttttattttattttattgcatagatagtggacgagctcacagcccaccttgagcTGGGAGTTCCAAAgtttcggtatagttacaacggttgccctaccctacaaaccgaaacacattactgcttcaaggcagaaataggcagggtggtgttaccacCAGTGGGTTTAAGTGCCTACAGTGAATAAGCCCACTTAGGGTTTAATGCGGTAAGTGAGGTGGAAGTTTAAAATGTATTGCACTATCgggatttgtttttaatattgacgCATTCATTTAATATTGACGAATGCGGTTAACCGCTGGCCATAGTTGACAACTTGTATGCGACACAATATATTCTCTCTGTGTGCAACAAATTATTACACATTGCGTTTGCAAGTTTAATCCCAAAGGTAATGGCCTTATAATTATGTACTATCGATAAAGAACCGGTAGAAAGTAGTGGAAAGAAATATTTTAGGACTATGTAGACCCAAACCCCAACTTCGTAAATTAAGCCACTAATTCACACTTACCTATTACCAAAAACATTTTTCCTTGTTGCATTGCTGTATACTTAAAATTGTGATGCGTCAGGAATGTTATAGTGAATTCGAGTCCAGaatatacaaacaaatatagaaaataaattaatcccAATTtcgataatacttttttttgatAGTGAGATAAATTTTCTACAGCTGTAAAGTTAAGTAAATGCCATGGAGAAACGAAATCCACAGTTTTATATAATGTAAACGATACGGGGGCTCTTTTctcctgtaataaaaaaaaaacaacgaaaaaTAATGTAGATTAAACTTCACCAGAAAAATTATGTGCTTTTCTTTTgtattccagttttttttttattaagacacacattcctttatttattaaaaactgacATGAGGTCATAGTATAAGAAATACAAgctcttttttacttttttgtgaCTTTCTATGGAGCATTTTATTAGAATAACCAAGTAAGATccaatcaaataataattatcaagcTACATACCTTTGCTAAGGTTTCGGGTAAACAAAATGCCACCAGAGCTATGTTAGCTATCGAGAGGAACAACGCGTATAATGCCGGTCGCTCGCCCCACGGCCCGTTGGTAATATCGCTCGTTTTAGCAAACCACGCACCACATAGCGGCCCCACTATGAATGCTACGGAAAACGCCAAACCCACCAGGGCCTAAAATTGACAATACAGATTTTCCGTAAAATTCGATGGGCAGATCATGAATCACCTAGTACTTAGAAGTTGTCAGAGCCAGTATAAATGAGTGTACACGGCACATCCTTTCAGTCCAGACTGTATCACTGCTTCGTATGGAGTATGTATGAAGTCGATGCTGACTGATGAATTTTGAATGTGGATTGACGTTGTCAACGAACACAAACTTAAATAGTATAATGGAGTGATagagagaatatactttattgctcATTGACAATAGTACAattggtaggcagcagcttggctctgcccctggcattgctgaagtccatgggcgacggtaaccactcaccatcaggtgggccgcccgctcgtctgcctacaagggcaataaaaaaataaaaaaaaccatgctGCTacgcgctttttttttctttgtgggCAGTCGGGCATACGGTGGAATTAACTTCGCTCTTGTACCTACATTAGTAATCCCAAAGgcacagccaaaccgctgcctgaCGCAGAGTACTAGCCGCAAACCACATTTGAAGACGGACGAAGAAACACCGTGGATAATGAGGACAAAGATTGTTGAAAACGCATTATGCACATACACACCGGTTCTAAGTAATATGAAGTCTGGTTCGTTGGCGGAAGATGCGACCGTGAAAAGGAAATGACgggattacataaaaaaaaaaatgctcagaGCACTCCCTAAGCACTTGAGGTTGAAATCACAATTGTATTGCATGATGACTCTCTCACTCACCCAACCAGAAcactgtatgcttagtgcgagtctttTAACGTTGGGCgatgttccaactgcatacaaatttgagttaacttttacgctatcgagaacgttaaaaaactcgcactatgcACACAGGAGTGTTTCATTTGTAACAAAATTATTCTTACCATTCCTCTTGCTCTAGTTTTTTCAGTTGAAGCATCGGTTACTATGGCCATGCACAGACTTACATTGGCTTTGCTTAATCCACCAATGAATCGAGCTACTACAAATATAAGGAATGTTTCAGCCAAACTCCACAGTGCATGTGATGCCGCTATACCTGTCTGATGCAAATTATTTCTTATGAAATTGTAGCCCAACtagaaaacacatttttttctattgctcagatgggtggacgagcttacggcctacctgatgagTTAAGTGATCAACGCAGCccatagaaaaaaaacatgttaataacgccgcccatcttgagacatgagttctaagtctcattttttacaatacaatg
The Bombyx mori chromosome 17, ASM3026992v2 DNA segment above includes these coding regions:
- the LOC101741986 gene encoding major facilitator superfamily domain-containing protein 10 isoform X2 gives rise to the protein MNHASSVGGDVESSSIISEREDVQARRDGDASRSNSSSSEKEQKESLRKKRRDSKVTVDLRIGSLSHQAVRSFQKLTGAPDRFVSVLFGGALGSMYSFLQFLTSPIVGSLSDAYGRKPMLLICLTGIAASHALWSLAETFLIFVVARFIGGLSKANVSLCMAIVTDASTEKTRARGMALVGLAFSVAFIVGPLCGAWFAKTSDITNGPWGERPALYALFLSIANIALVAFCLPETLAKEKRAPVSFTLYKTVDFVSPWHLLNFTAVENLSHYQKKVLSKLGLIYFLYLFVYSGLEFTITFLTHHNFKYTAMQQGKMFLVIGLIMAVLQGGAARRLGTKSAEVAARVSVALTPFAFLCIALAALSNPPFLAPLIWLWTGLVLYALSTAFAVSCMTSIGANRAPGAARGAVLGTLRSLGALARAAGPLLTSSVYWYSGAAITYAIGSLILIIPTVMLFRLKT
- the LOC134200461 gene encoding protein chibby homolog 1; the protein is MPLFSSKFNPKTIPVRRQDTSVLKNELGSDYASKELSLDIGPLKIKLGDFEVSFEEGQWIPASGRAGAAHKENLRLKNELDRLEEENNMLRLKFEILLDMMTDKTVEAEQAELQRSQSLSSLKQKSKKSKW
- the LOC101741986 gene encoding major facilitator superfamily domain-containing protein 10 isoform X3, translated to MLRHEGNAIVRERKGPTELPNEDRKKNYKNEDTRTDAKTIAFVFLSLLLDLFAFTMILPLLPSLMDYYSREENQENSLYSTLLQAVRSFQKLTGAPDRFVSVLFGGALGSMYSFLQFLTSPIVGSLSDAYGRKPMLLICLTGIAASHALWSLAETFLIFVVARFIGGLSKANVSLCMAIVTDASTEKTRARGMALVGLAFSVAFIVGPLCGAWFAKTSDITNGPWGERPALYALFLSIANIALVAFCLPETLAKEKRAPVSFTLYKTVDFVSPWHLLNFTAVENLSHYQKKVLSKLGLIYFLYLFVYSGLEFTITFLTHHNFKYTAMQQGKMFLVIATAFAVSCMTSIGANRAPGAARGAVLGTLRSLGALARAAGPLLTSSVYWYSGAAITYAIGSLILIIPTVMLFRLKT
- the LOC101741986 gene encoding major facilitator superfamily domain-containing protein 10 isoform X1 encodes the protein MLRHEGNAIVRERKGPTELPNEDRKKNYKNEDTRTDAKTIAFVFLSLLLDLFAFTMILPLLPSLMDYYSREENQENSLYSTLLQAVRSFQKLTGAPDRFVSVLFGGALGSMYSFLQFLTSPIVGSLSDAYGRKPMLLICLTGIAASHALWSLAETFLIFVVARFIGGLSKANVSLCMAIVTDASTEKTRARGMALVGLAFSVAFIVGPLCGAWFAKTSDITNGPWGERPALYALFLSIANIALVAFCLPETLAKEKRAPVSFTLYKTVDFVSPWHLLNFTAVENLSHYQKKVLSKLGLIYFLYLFVYSGLEFTITFLTHHNFKYTAMQQGKMFLVIGLIMAVLQGGAARRLGTKSAEVAARVSVALTPFAFLCIALAALSNPPFLAPLIWLWTGLVLYALSTAFAVSCMTSIGANRAPGAARGAVLGTLRSLGALARAAGPLLTSSVYWYSGAAITYAIGSLILIIPTVMLFRLKT